The segment TATTGAGAGTTGCTGAGTATTATTTTCCAAAAGTAAGCCAATTTCTTAACATCTGCAACAATCCAgactcttgaaaaaaaaaaaaaataaaaaacaaattattattaataaaacaaattagaaatataaaaattataatattaatccttgctaataataattttataaaataaataaaaaacaaatcagcCTTTAAGATTTTATTTCTTCCAacttacaaattatttattatattcatgatattgtgatttatttatttttattattcatttacatCTCACAGCAGTCTTGTATACACACAATAGTGAATGATTATCGTTactgatgattatttatttaattattagtatttaataatcaattattagcAACGTAATTACGTTGGCTTGTTGCCAGGACGATTAGCTTATCCATTTGTGTTACTAATTAtatctaattaaaattatttattaatattattattttatcaactattattcatttatttattttttgtttgtatttattagtattttttttttattcgttttgtTCGTTTACGAATTATGCACCTGCGATTTTCATGGGGTAACGAAATTGCTTGTCGtttgattatcattattactactattttttattattttttttttttttcattatgcttttagattttttaaatttatttttcactgaCATTGATAATTAAgctcataataatttttaatacgtattattaatttacgtataacacttttttttttgtggtttttttttttgcttttattattttttttttttttcaattttttatttccaaattatttactttttaatcgttaaaacatttaataaatttattattttaccatcATGACATTCTAAGTCTCAACGAAAACGAAAGCAACATACAtttattacttaatttttatttttttttttaaagataaagtGTGCCAAATAAAGCAAAACACAAAAGGcctctatataaattttttttttagcttttttttccaattttcttTTGGTGacttataattaattttcatgattatttagttttaaagataaaaatatcatttttaatttcatctgaaaatatatactacaaaaacattttaaagtttttttaaaattttttatttgagtcattaattttcaatgaataatttttattttcaattttttattaatatatcaagtgACATGAAATTTCTTTATTGCTTTTTGATTATGATCCATGTTTTTTTCATCAccatatgatttttattttttgtcaattcacTAGTGTCACAATTTTTCCAatcaaatacatttttaatatttttttttcttattaatttttgtgtacCAAGAGGCAGTGATTATAGCTTAAacattcaaacaaaaaaaacaaaacaaaattcaataaaaatgtgcgagtattttgaaattaaaaaaaaaaaaaagaaaaagtgttttaattaaattaaatttagacaTTTCGATCAAGTTTTAAATTGAATggcacaattattattattatttttaatttcgtaCTTTCGTTGATGTCTAAAACACTAGAAGAACATTATGGTAATTAACACATCAATTATACTCATAATTTCATCgtctattttcattttttttttttttatttatttttggttttttttatttttctttattaatattaatttattttattctgcaAGACTGTCTgtgtatttgttaattttttttttaacgattttACTACAAGTTCATCAGTgcttcagaaaaaaaaaaataataattacaatgagTTAGTAAAATGAGTGTGATAAAcattaaaacataataataatcgacATGAGAACAATAAATAACAGTTATCGATGAAAACTCGATTCAATTTCAagcaaataaacaaaataaattaaattatttttcgaaatttatttctttattttgagGAAAAAAGAATCGAGCTTCACAAGAACGTaagaaataatagaaaaaaaaaaaaaacaaatggacatgattattaaatctaactaataaaaattaacttaaaattaaaaacaattatctaAAGcgttatatttgtaaaaatgcTCGAACAGGGATGAACCGCtctttacttaattttttaattattttaacttgtgttttttttgttaaaaacgaattatttatttatttcgtaatttgatttaattaaactaaatatttcCGCTGTAAATGTTACGAGTGCAAAGcaaattttctttatcttttaaaatgaaaattatattaatttaatgaatactATAATATCCAACAATTATTGGCTAATCAGTAAAtagaattacatttttttttttttcattggaaTATCATGCAATTGGCTTATCaagaatcgaaaaaaaaaaaaagacataaaaTTTGCTTTACAATCGGTTagcatgaaattttttcttttaacatcCATCTTTGGCACAGTAtgttaagtaaaaaataaaaatgaaaataatacaagaaaaataataaaagcggaaacaatttttttttttttacattttatcaatgatcgttaatgaatttttcaatgaaagaaaaaaaaaaaacaaagttttgtTATCATGCCGTTACGAAATAAAAtgatacaatgaaaaaattatctattttataaaagaaaaaaaaaaaaaaaaaagcaaaaatatcataattccTAAAACGAAAGATTTTCATATTGctaacataaaaaaatgtgcCGATTAATCAACGATTAATCGATATCGCTCAATTTTGGTACAatgagcttaaaaaaaaaaattattataatttacattaatcAAATATCTTtgtaattttcatcatcattttttaaatcctttttttttgtttttttttttttgttctttttcttcattttgtttttcattgtcCAACACGCACTTGCACTTTTCTACTATCATTCAgtctcaaaattaaaaaacaaaaaaaaaaaataaatgaaataaatacttGTTGAAAgagagaaaacaaaaaaacacttCACTCACACATTATTcgaaatgaaaatagaaaaaaaacaaaaaaaaaaaagttattatacatgaaaaattaaacactTTGCCATGTTGGCTATTGTTGGCTGTAGAAAAGTAACAATCTCAAAACAATTGATGAGAAATTgacgataaaaaaaaggaaaaaaaaaaaatagataagcactattattaaattataaaataataaattcagtcCCAGCTTCCATCACTTTCAATCATCATATCTTCATCATCTACAGGATTTTGGATAATTGCTTCTGGATCAAATTCATCtggatattttttgtttgctaatttacgttttttagCCAATAATAATGCTTCATCTTCTATTGAACGTTGTTTACGAAATTCATAGACTAATGGAAATATATGTTCAATTGCTTTACCCACTGAATCAACACTTGGTGCtgtaaaaaaaggataaaaatatttatcaattacaaaattattaactataaattaaaataatttttttatttatttataaattaatacctGTTATTGTGACACTACCAgtggaaaatattttcaaggttGCTTTTggatttaaaagtttatacgTTACACCTGGATGTAATTCTGGTTCAtagctatttaaaaattaaatttatattttaatatattattaatgttaaaataataataatttttttaattgtttatttaaaatttacctaGCATGTTCTTTATGATGTGATGAAAatgatgttattttaataGCCCATGGCATAAGACAAGTACCAAGTACATTGACAactctaaaattattaaatcgtACTTTAAAACCAAGTTTTTGTAGTGTTCTTGCAAATCTTCGAGCAGCAATTTTAGCTTCTTCTTCAGTTTCAGCACCTGTACATGTTATTTTACCAGATGACCATATAGATGCTGTTGCTGATGGTTTTCGTAATTTCATTGTAATcatctgtaaattattttaatataaataaatcaacaattcaatgatgattataaactgtataaaaatataatacttaCTCCATTTTCTCTTCTATATTCAACATTTGATCCATTTAATGCAATTTCacgtaaatttaaatgacaacgTACACTAAAACTGCATACAACATTTCTTATAAGTATATCAATTTCAGGTTGTGGTTCTTGTTCAGCAACTTGTccattttccattttataaACATCATTATCAGTTCCATTACAAACACCACCATGATCTAAATGTTCAACATCACCAACGTGATTTAAATTACCATTTGTCAAAGATTTCATGCCATTCTTTTGAATAGCAGTTGccataatattcattaatctgaaaataatataaactcaataataaattaaataaaatagttttttttttttttttctttgcttgtttttttattattattaaatagacaggcttttttttttttttatcataaatgtggacttttttacatatactttttatgagtaataaatttttatcttttataaaacaaaatattatatttcctGTCTGATGATATGCACAcagtaaattttgtttttttttttttttcttcaaattgtttattataaacacGAGGATCTTGgcttttttatatctttacaatgaataatatataaacaatataaaaaaattatgatattttttttttaaaaatatataaatgacaatgacaaaaaatggaaaaaatgattaatatgaTTCATGGTCAAGTGAGAATGTGATCATTGAataaagcagaaaaaaaaataaaaaaaaaaaataaaataaattctaaaagTTATAggtattaaaattgatttttaatgaaaaaaaaaaaaaaagctgaaatGTCTTCATAACCTCACAtgtaatcaacaacaaatatagggtaaataaattattgtaaaaaaataataattataaataaagggTTGAGAAATAAATGATGAGGATTCGAGGACAAAAATGATGACAGCATTTTGAGGTGTTATACACACTGAAATAGCCGCTATCACACATTGTGTAGTGATCACactgttaaattataatacatatattttttattcttcattttttaagCAACTATAacattgttatattattaataaaaacaatatttataatgacaattattattgtttatttataaatattactcacttttaacttttttattattaattattttgtattattgattttaaatgatatttatattactttatttattgataattaaatactaGGGTAAACGGAGCAACGACTCAATAAACTATTTCTATTGTTTTCGGCCATTTTTACCAGAATATATAGTACTATACCCCTAACGACAAACATTGGAATTATATTTCGTCAagcattgaatataaaattcattcaagattAGCAAAtaatgcatattttttttttattaattcgaGGAATTTTTTCTACTGTTGGTAAAAATGTGTagatttgttataaataaataaattgagacTTGAAAATTGTACAAGAAAAGatgttgtttaataataaaaacaattgttgtaaattaattaattgttattaataattaattgatgtttttgttgaaaataataagcaACTTTTTGTGGTTATTTAGCCACTTGGAATTCCATGTCAGTCACATGGTCAtttggaaa is part of the Aphidius gifuensis isolate YNYX2018 linkage group LG1, ASM1490517v1, whole genome shotgun sequence genome and harbors:
- the LOC122860167 gene encoding TATA box-binding protein-like 1, which gives rise to MNIMATAIQKNGMKSLTNGNLNHVGDVEHLDHGGVCNGTDNDVYKMENGQVAEQEPQPEIDILIRNVVCSFSVRCHLNLREIALNGSNVEYRRENGMITMKLRKPSATASIWSSGKITCTGAETEEEAKIAARRFARTLQKLGFKVRFNNFRVVNVLGTCLMPWAIKITSFSSHHKEHASYEPELHPGVTYKLLNPKATLKIFSTGSVTITAPSVDSVGKAIEHIFPLVYEFRKQRSIEDEALLLAKKRKLANKKYPDEFDPEAIIQNPVDDEDMMIESDGSWD